A stretch of Ursus arctos isolate Adak ecotype North America unplaced genomic scaffold, UrsArc2.0 scaffold_4, whole genome shotgun sequence DNA encodes these proteins:
- the CLDN14 gene encoding claudin-14, with translation MASTAVQLLGFLLSFLGLVGTLITTILPHWRRTAHVGTNILTAVSYLKGLWMECVWHSTGIYQCQIYRSLLALPRDLQAARALMVISCLLSGVACACAVVGMKCTRCAKGTPAKATSAALGGALFILAGLLCVVAVSWTTHDVVQNFYNPLLPSGMKFELGQALYLGFISSSLSLIGGTLLCLSCQDEGPSRPYQAQPRATAATTAPAYRPPAAFKDNRAPSATSASLSGYRLNDYV, from the coding sequence ATGGCCAGCACGGCTGTGCAGctgctgggcttcctgctcagcttcCTGGGCCTGGTGGGCACGCTCATCACCACCATCCTGCCGCACTGGCGCCGCACGGCGCACGTGGGCACCAACATCCTGACGGCCGTGTCCTACCTGAAAGGGCTGTGGATGGAGTGCGTGTGGCACAGCACGGGCATCTACCAGTGCCAGATCTACCGCTCGCTGCTGGCGCTGCCGCGAGACCTGCAGGCGGCCCGCGCGCTCATGGTCATCTCCTGCCTGCTGTCGGGCGTGGCGTGCGCCTGCGCCGTGGTGGGCATGAAGTGCACGCGCTGCGCCAAGGGCACGCCCGCCAAGGCCACGTCCGCCGCGCTGGGCGGCGCGCTCTTCATCCTGGCCGGCCTGCTGTGCGTGGTGGCCGTCTCCTGGACCACCCACGACGTGGTGCAGAACTTCTACAACCCGCTGCTGCCCAGCGGCATGAAGTTCGAGCTCGGGCAGGCCCTGTACCTCGGCTTCATCTCCTCGTCCCTGTCGCTCATCGGTGGCACActgctctgcctctcctgccagGACGAGGGGCCCTCCAGGCCCTAccaggcccagcccagggccaccGCGGCCACCACCGCACCCGCCTACCGGCCGCCCGCCGCCTTCAAGGACAACCGGGCCCCCTCGGCCACCTCGGCCTCGCTCAGCGGGTACAGACTGAACGACTACGTGTGA